In Mycobacterium stomatepiae, the following are encoded in one genomic region:
- a CDS encoding SDR family oxidoreductase yields MRTALVTGGSGGIGKGCGRRLAELGYDVVLVARRAEPLRTAAEEIGARHILADASDPDGFATAISTLETIDLVVHAAGALGGTYARKQTFEQWQTIMSANLDSCFVVTAAVLPRMRAGSRFVFISSSAAHEPMPARTAYSASKAGMNAFARALALEVDRDGIAVHIVTPGPVETEMLQDVPFEMYAIQISDVAAAVAWLDTVDPSVDLPEIRLSAVQRGPYARPPVVPNEARRRRQGTS; encoded by the coding sequence ATGCGAACCGCGTTGGTCACCGGCGGCAGCGGCGGGATCGGAAAGGGCTGCGGGCGCAGGCTTGCCGAACTGGGCTATGACGTGGTGCTGGTCGCGCGGCGCGCGGAGCCGCTGCGCACGGCGGCCGAGGAGATCGGGGCGCGTCACATCCTGGCCGACGCCTCCGATCCCGACGGATTTGCCACCGCGATAAGCACTTTGGAGACGATCGACCTCGTCGTCCATGCCGCAGGGGCGCTCGGCGGAACGTATGCGCGCAAGCAGACCTTCGAGCAATGGCAGACCATCATGTCGGCCAACCTGGATTCGTGCTTCGTGGTGACCGCGGCGGTGTTGCCGCGGATGCGCGCGGGCTCCCGGTTCGTGTTCATCTCGTCGTCGGCCGCGCACGAGCCGATGCCGGCGCGCACCGCCTACTCCGCGTCGAAAGCCGGTATGAACGCGTTCGCCCGCGCCCTGGCGCTCGAAGTCGACCGCGACGGCATCGCCGTGCACATCGTGACACCCGGCCCGGTGGAAACCGAGATGCTGCAGGACGTTCCCTTCGAGATGTACGCGATTCAGATCTCCGACGTGGCCGCGGCCGTCGCCTGGCTGGACACCGTGGACCCGTCGGTCGACCTGCCGGAGATCCGGCTTTCCGCGGTGCAGCGCGGTCCGTATGCCCGACCGCCGGTCGTCCCTAACGAGGCCCGCCGCCGGCGCCAGGGAACGTCTTGA
- a CDS encoding LLM class flavin-dependent oxidoreductase, with translation MVEWYLFLPQVRLSVGDITERARHAEATGFDGIAFIDHLEAPGLPGESIWEAMAVATWVAAKTERLRIGHLVLCDAFRHPAVLAKQAVSLSDASDGRFDLGLGSGSWPAEFTRFDVGQQDPVARVQQLGRHLALIRQYWGDAAGGAGDGAVQLPKRNHPIPLVLGGSGPCMMELVRNYADWWNLQANYIDRLPKLAPSAGSARISVQQMIGFVRSGADPATVRELSTRRFGNLGAGLVCGDADELIQYFADLAAQRVERFYVWFADFANPESLREFGETVIKTFPGAGGGPR, from the coding sequence ATGGTCGAGTGGTATCTGTTCCTGCCGCAAGTGCGGCTGTCCGTGGGTGACATCACCGAGCGGGCCCGTCATGCCGAAGCCACTGGCTTCGATGGCATAGCGTTCATCGATCACCTCGAGGCGCCCGGGTTGCCCGGCGAAAGTATTTGGGAGGCAATGGCCGTCGCGACCTGGGTGGCGGCCAAGACCGAGCGGCTGCGAATCGGCCATCTGGTGCTGTGCGACGCGTTCCGACATCCCGCCGTGCTTGCCAAGCAAGCCGTCAGCCTCTCGGATGCCTCGGACGGCAGGTTCGACCTAGGCCTCGGCTCCGGATCCTGGCCCGCGGAGTTCACCAGATTCGATGTCGGTCAGCAGGATCCGGTGGCCCGGGTTCAGCAGCTCGGCCGCCATTTGGCCTTGATCAGGCAGTACTGGGGCGATGCAGCCGGAGGGGCCGGCGACGGCGCGGTTCAGTTGCCGAAGCGCAACCACCCGATACCGCTGGTTCTGGGTGGCAGCGGTCCCTGCATGATGGAACTCGTTCGCAATTACGCGGATTGGTGGAATCTGCAGGCCAACTACATCGACCGGTTGCCCAAGCTGGCCCCGTCGGCGGGCAGCGCCCGGATTTCGGTCCAGCAGATGATCGGCTTCGTCCGGTCGGGCGCCGATCCCGCCACCGTGCGTGAGCTCAGCACCCGTCGATTCGGCAACCTGGGGGCGGGGCTGGTCTGTGGTGACGCCGACGAGCTGATCCAGTACTTCGCGGATCTGGCCGCCCAGCGGGTCGAGCGCTTCTACGTGTGGTTCGCCGATTTCGCGAACCCGGAGTCGCTGCGTGAGTTCGGCGAAACGGTGATCAAGACGTTCCCTGGCGCCGGCGGCGGGCCTCGTTAG